A single region of the Brachypodium distachyon strain Bd21 chromosome 3, Brachypodium_distachyon_v3.0, whole genome shotgun sequence genome encodes:
- the LOC100830231 gene encoding E3 ubiquitin-protein ligase RGLG2 isoform X1 yields MGVSCSKENSSAGQQHDRNRDHGKNTNRFAKFGDDYHTLEQVTDALAHAGLESSNLIVGIDFTKSNEWSGKVSFHNRCLHALGDIPNPYEQAISIIGRTLARFDEDNLIPCFGFGDATTHDQQVFSFYPDNQPCDGFEQALGRYKEIVPQLRLAGPTSFAPMIETAIGIVDSTGGQYHVLLIIADGQVTRSVDTGNGKLSTQECETIDAIVKASDYPLSIVLVGVGDGPWDMMRQFDDNIPSRAFDNFQFVNFTEIMSRPIPTSKKEAEFALSALMEIPAQFKAAMNLQLLGRRRGFPHRSVLPPPVSVSQRYPEYSPVKQTQSTSTSYGWPQKNASSPRQDSDIGDQQVCCFGLLNNKRSHYNSMLLHAYCYGYLRLVSILNSCLCRPVQSAGPKQRTWLLAVGTRHALTVVRS; encoded by the exons ATGGGGGTGAGCTGCTCCAAGGAGAACTCGTCGGCGGGGCAGCAGCATGACCGCAACCGCGACCACGGCAAGAACACCAACCGCTTCGCCAAGTTCGGCGACGATTACCATACCCTGGAGCAG GTCACTGATGCTCTAGCACATGCTGGGCTGGAGTCCTCAAATCTGATCGTTGGGATTGATTTCACCAAGAGCAATGAGTGGTCAG GCAAAGTGTCCTTCCACAACCGGTGCCTGCACGCTTTAGGGGATATTCCAAACCCATATGAACAGGCAATATCCATCATAGGGAGAACCCTCGCACGGTTTGATGAGGACAACCTGATACCATGCTTTGGGTTCGGCGATG CTACAACTCATGATCAGCAGGTATTTAGCTTCTACCCTGACAACCAACCATGTGATGGCTTCGAACAAGCACTTGGACGATACAAAGAAATTGTTCCACAGCTTCGTTTGGCTG GTCCTACTTCATTTGCACCTATGATTGAGACTGCTATTGGTATTGTGGATAGTACTGGTGGACAATATCATGTCTTGCTTATAATAGCAGATGGACAG GTTACTCGCAGTGTTGACACAGGTAATGGCAAGTTGAGCACACAGGAATGCGAAACTATAGATGCCATTGTGAAAGCAAG TGACTACCCTTTGTCAATTGTGCTTGTTGGAGTCGGTGATGGGCCATGGGACATGATGAGGCAATTTGATGACAACATACCTTCTCGTGCATTTGATAATTTCCAG TTTGTGAACTTCACAGAGATTATGTCAAGACCTATTCCTACCAGCAAAAAGGAGGCAGAATTTGCTCTTTCAGCGCTCATGGAGATCCCTGCTCAATTCAAGGCAGCAATGAATCTCCAGCTTCTTGG gAGACGAAGAGGATTTCCGCATCGATCAGTGTTACCTCCACCTGTGAGTGTTTCTCAAAGATACCCTGAATATTCACCAGTCAAGCAGACCCAATCAACTAGCACTAGCTATGGGTGGCCACAGAAGAATGCCTCATCACCTAGACAGGACAGTGATATTGGTGATCAACAGGTATGTTGTTTCGGTCTTCTAAACAATAAGAGGTCACATTATAATTCTATGCTTTTGCATGCATACTGTTATGGTTATTTGAGACTTGTATCCATCCTGAACTCCTGTCTGTGCAGACCTGTCCAATCTGCTGGACCGAAGCAAAGAACCTGGCTTTTGGCTGTGGGCACCAG ACATGCGCTGACTGTGGTAAGGAGCTGA
- the LOC100830231 gene encoding E3 ubiquitin-protein ligase RGLG2 isoform X2, whose amino-acid sequence MGVSCSKENSSAGQQHDRNRDHGKNTNRFAKFGDDYHTLEQVTDALAHAGLESSNLIVGIDFTKSNEWSGKVSFHNRCLHALGDIPNPYEQAISIIGRTLARFDEDNLIPCFGFGDATTHDQQVFSFYPDNQPCDGFEQALGRYKEIVPQLRLAGPTSFAPMIETAIGIVDSTGGQYHVLLIIADGQVTRSVDTGNGKLSTQECETIDAIVKASDYPLSIVLVGVGDGPWDMMRQFDDNIPSRAFDNFQFVNFTEIMSRPIPTSKKEAEFALSALMEIPAQFKAAMNLQLLGRRRGFPHRSVLPPPVSVSQRYPEYSPVKQTQSTSTSYGWPQKNASSPRQDSDIGDQQVCCFGLLNNKRSHYNSMLLHAYCYGYLRLVSILNSCLCRPVQSAGPKQRTWLLAVGTRY is encoded by the exons ATGGGGGTGAGCTGCTCCAAGGAGAACTCGTCGGCGGGGCAGCAGCATGACCGCAACCGCGACCACGGCAAGAACACCAACCGCTTCGCCAAGTTCGGCGACGATTACCATACCCTGGAGCAG GTCACTGATGCTCTAGCACATGCTGGGCTGGAGTCCTCAAATCTGATCGTTGGGATTGATTTCACCAAGAGCAATGAGTGGTCAG GCAAAGTGTCCTTCCACAACCGGTGCCTGCACGCTTTAGGGGATATTCCAAACCCATATGAACAGGCAATATCCATCATAGGGAGAACCCTCGCACGGTTTGATGAGGACAACCTGATACCATGCTTTGGGTTCGGCGATG CTACAACTCATGATCAGCAGGTATTTAGCTTCTACCCTGACAACCAACCATGTGATGGCTTCGAACAAGCACTTGGACGATACAAAGAAATTGTTCCACAGCTTCGTTTGGCTG GTCCTACTTCATTTGCACCTATGATTGAGACTGCTATTGGTATTGTGGATAGTACTGGTGGACAATATCATGTCTTGCTTATAATAGCAGATGGACAG GTTACTCGCAGTGTTGACACAGGTAATGGCAAGTTGAGCACACAGGAATGCGAAACTATAGATGCCATTGTGAAAGCAAG TGACTACCCTTTGTCAATTGTGCTTGTTGGAGTCGGTGATGGGCCATGGGACATGATGAGGCAATTTGATGACAACATACCTTCTCGTGCATTTGATAATTTCCAG TTTGTGAACTTCACAGAGATTATGTCAAGACCTATTCCTACCAGCAAAAAGGAGGCAGAATTTGCTCTTTCAGCGCTCATGGAGATCCCTGCTCAATTCAAGGCAGCAATGAATCTCCAGCTTCTTGG gAGACGAAGAGGATTTCCGCATCGATCAGTGTTACCTCCACCTGTGAGTGTTTCTCAAAGATACCCTGAATATTCACCAGTCAAGCAGACCCAATCAACTAGCACTAGCTATGGGTGGCCACAGAAGAATGCCTCATCACCTAGACAGGACAGTGATATTGGTGATCAACAGGTATGTTGTTTCGGTCTTCTAAACAATAAGAGGTCACATTATAATTCTATGCTTTTGCATGCATACTGTTATGGTTATTTGAGACTTGTATCCATCCTGAACTCCTGTCTGTGCAGACCTGTCCAATCTGCTGGACCGAAGCAAAGAACCTGGCTTTTGGCTGTGGGCACCAGGTATTAG
- the LOC100830231 gene encoding E3 ubiquitin-protein ligase RGLG2 isoform X3, translated as MGVSCSKENSSAGQQHDRNRDHGKNTNRFAKFGDDYHTLEQVTDALAHAGLESSNLIVGIDFTKSNEWSGKVSFHNRCLHALGDIPNPYEQAISIIGRTLARFDEDNLIPCFGFGDATTHDQQVFSFYPDNQPCDGFEQALGRYKEIVPQLRLAGPTSFAPMIETAIGIVDSTGGQYHVLLIIADGQVTRSVDTGNGKLSTQECETIDAIVKASDYPLSIVLVGVGDGPWDMMRQFDDNIPSRAFDNFQFVNFTEIMSRPIPTSKKEAEFALSALMEIPAQFKAAMNLQLLGRRRGFPHRSVLPPPVSVSQRYPEYSPVKQTQSTSTSYGWPQKNASSPRQDSDIGDQQTCPICWTEAKNLAFGCGHQTCADCGKELKVCPLCQRVITSRIRLY; from the exons ATGGGGGTGAGCTGCTCCAAGGAGAACTCGTCGGCGGGGCAGCAGCATGACCGCAACCGCGACCACGGCAAGAACACCAACCGCTTCGCCAAGTTCGGCGACGATTACCATACCCTGGAGCAG GTCACTGATGCTCTAGCACATGCTGGGCTGGAGTCCTCAAATCTGATCGTTGGGATTGATTTCACCAAGAGCAATGAGTGGTCAG GCAAAGTGTCCTTCCACAACCGGTGCCTGCACGCTTTAGGGGATATTCCAAACCCATATGAACAGGCAATATCCATCATAGGGAGAACCCTCGCACGGTTTGATGAGGACAACCTGATACCATGCTTTGGGTTCGGCGATG CTACAACTCATGATCAGCAGGTATTTAGCTTCTACCCTGACAACCAACCATGTGATGGCTTCGAACAAGCACTTGGACGATACAAAGAAATTGTTCCACAGCTTCGTTTGGCTG GTCCTACTTCATTTGCACCTATGATTGAGACTGCTATTGGTATTGTGGATAGTACTGGTGGACAATATCATGTCTTGCTTATAATAGCAGATGGACAG GTTACTCGCAGTGTTGACACAGGTAATGGCAAGTTGAGCACACAGGAATGCGAAACTATAGATGCCATTGTGAAAGCAAG TGACTACCCTTTGTCAATTGTGCTTGTTGGAGTCGGTGATGGGCCATGGGACATGATGAGGCAATTTGATGACAACATACCTTCTCGTGCATTTGATAATTTCCAG TTTGTGAACTTCACAGAGATTATGTCAAGACCTATTCCTACCAGCAAAAAGGAGGCAGAATTTGCTCTTTCAGCGCTCATGGAGATCCCTGCTCAATTCAAGGCAGCAATGAATCTCCAGCTTCTTGG gAGACGAAGAGGATTTCCGCATCGATCAGTGTTACCTCCACCTGTGAGTGTTTCTCAAAGATACCCTGAATATTCACCAGTCAAGCAGACCCAATCAACTAGCACTAGCTATGGGTGGCCACAGAAGAATGCCTCATCACCTAGACAGGACAGTGATATTGGTGATCAACAG ACCTGTCCAATCTGCTGGACCGAAGCAAAGAACCTGGCTTTTGGCTGTGGGCACCAG ACATGCGCTGACTGTGGTAAGGAGCTGAAGGTT